The Amycolatopsis japonica nucleotide sequence TGTAGGTGGTCGGCTCGCCCTTGCCGTCGTCGACGGTCACCACGGTCGGGCCGTTCGGACCGTCCGGCTGCTCGGCGGTGATCTTGAGGTTGCCGTCCTGGATGTGGATCTTGCCGTCCGGGCCGGGCCGGTAGACGCCGTCGGGGCCGGGCTCGCCTTCCTTGACCGTGCCCTTCGGCCCGAACTCGCCGTCCTTGCCGTCCTTACCCTCTTCGCCGGGCTTGCCGTCCTCGCCCTTCGGGTCGTCGAAGTCGAGCTTGTAGTCCTTCTCGTTGCCCTTGCCGTCGTCGACCTTGATGTCCATTTTGCCGTCTTTATCCGGCTCGGTCATCTCGATCTTGTTGTCGCCCTTTTGGACGGTCATGGTGTCCTGACCGTCGATGCCGTCCTTGATCGCCTCACCCGTCGCGGGGTCGATCGGGTACGGCTTGCCGGTCTCCGGGTCGATCTCCAACGGCTTGCCGGTGACCGGGTTGGTGCCCTCGGCGGGCTTGTCCTCGGGCTTCGGCGTCTCGGGGACCTCTGCGGCAGGCGGAGTGCCTCCGCCGCCACTTCCACTTCCACCGCCGCTTCCGCTGCCACTTCCGCCACCGCTCCCGCTGCCACCGCCGCTGCCGCCGCCGGTGTCCTTGTCCTTGCCCTTGCCGTCATCGGGGGGCGGCGTCTTCTCGGACCCGGGCGCGGGGAACGGGTTCGTGTAGTCCTCCATGAACCGCGAAAGTTCGTGGTACTGCGTGTTGATCGTCTCGGTCGCGTTCTTGCAGAGCTTCTTGAAGTTCTCGTACCGCTCACCGAATTCGGTGGCGAAAGAACCCTTCAGCCACTGCTTCGCGGCCCCGATCGCGTAATCCTTGTTCTCGTCGTTCAGCTTGCAGTCGTCGTGACGCAGCCGTTCGGCGAGGTTGTTGCCCGGACACGCGGAGTCGAGCCAGTACGCGACGTCCATGAGCTTTTCTTTGGAATCGACCTTGCCGTTCGCGATGTCGACGACCTGCTTCGCGATGTACAGGGGCGCCGTCGCGACCTTGTCGACCCGGAGCTTCAGCGTCTCGTCGACCTTCAGCTTGAGCGCGCTGTAGATCTTGTCGATGGTCGAAGGCACCAGCTTGATGGCGCCTTCCATCTGCGCGATGAGCTCATTCGCGTCGGGCTGGATCCGCTGCTCGTACTTGACCTTCGCGGCCGTCGCGCCCTCACCCTTCCAATCGTGGAAGAGCGTGGTCAGCGCCGAACTCGCGTCCTTCTGGGTCTGCTCGACGATCTTCTTGGCGTCGGAGAGGTCATCGACCTCGTCGAACATCTTCTGGAAATTGATCTCACGGTTCTCGTGGAACCGGTCCCAGATGTCGGTCTTGTAGCTGATTTCGCCCGACTTCTCCGGCATCTTGTTCCAGACCTGCTCGGCCCAGTCGGAGAAGAAGTCCAGTGCCGGTTTTCCGAGGTCGAGCACCTGGTCGGATTTGGTGGTCGCACCCCCGGCGGCAGGCCGGGACATGGAGTCGAGGTCCTTGTCGGCCTGTTTCGTCTCGGCCGCCTGCTTCTTGTCCCCGGCCGCGTTCGAGTCACGTTCGGCGACGGCCTTCTTGTAGGCCGCTTCCCGGTCGCCCCACGGCATCATCAAGGCGTCTTTGGTGCCCTGAGTGACGTAGGGGTCCTTCAGCATTTCGTCGATCTGTGCCTGCGTCGGTTGACTCATTACTGGGCTCCCGCCTTGTTGGCAGCCGCGGCGTTCGCCTGGTCGGACGAGGTGTACCGGGTCGACGCGGTGCTGACGCCGCCGGCGAGCTGGGTGAGCTGGCCCGC carries:
- a CDS encoding collagen-like domain-containing protein, with product MSQPTQAQIDEMLKDPYVTQGTKDALMMPWGDREAAYKKAVAERDSNAAGDKKQAAETKQADKDLDSMSRPAAGGATTKSDQVLDLGKPALDFFSDWAEQVWNKMPEKSGEISYKTDIWDRFHENREINFQKMFDEVDDLSDAKKIVEQTQKDASSALTTLFHDWKGEGATAAKVKYEQRIQPDANELIAQMEGAIKLVPSTIDKIYSALKLKVDETLKLRVDKVATAPLYIAKQVVDIANGKVDSKEKLMDVAYWLDSACPGNNLAERLRHDDCKLNDENKDYAIGAAKQWLKGSFATEFGERYENFKKLCKNATETINTQYHELSRFMEDYTNPFPAPGSEKTPPPDDGKGKDKDTGGGSGGGSGSGGGSGSGSGGGSGSGGGGTPPAAEVPETPKPEDKPAEGTNPVTGKPLEIDPETGKPYPIDPATGEAIKDGIDGQDTMTVQKGDNKIEMTEPDKDGKMDIKVDDGKGNEKDYKLDFDDPKGEDGKPGEEGKDGKDGEFGPKGTVKEGEPGPDGVYRPGPDGKIHIQDGNLKITAEQPDGPNGPTVVTVDDGKGEPTTYTLDEKGEKKELKPGDDLKNGLDDRNPGNPQPGKTDDIRTMPAPAEAGMAPGGGGGSGFSAPGGVEVGVGAEGTAGASAGAEAAGGGGASGAGGDGTVPTASGGGGGGSFEGALGSPMEGASAGSLNEAGSLEAGMQSGGGAQPAGAEGGLGMAPGGMDPAPAGAGGAGAGSSPAGMGGMMGGMGAMGGAAGGGGGDTQRGSSQYRVEGGIFETSGAGGRISGSLDDEGGDRSISYER